From a single Okeanomitos corallinicola TIOX110 genomic region:
- a CDS encoding response regulator produces the protein MNIQFLNKLSNLAGLALKQKSVIPLIMLIIAGYLGNYFKITLFFGVDFLFGSIAALIIIAIYGCFWGTVAATIISFHTYTLWTHPYAIIIFTCEALFVGLLFRKKSQNLLLLDGIYWMILGTPLVIVFYGGILKVSAVGTLLILVKQAVNGFFNALVCSLIINYLPVNKWLHINQHKPRISWQQSLFNLLVAFVFFPVLFLNINNAIRSANAIEMEVARDLNSVSLAFQDKINIWQEANIAVLKNVAENVSLEAININNIKNDQLIENTQRVFPLISRLYVVNNSGKVVSEYPRKEENQYLNISQRSDFQKLTRGAKTSYNIVDNLNNKEQLFSTLGVPIINNNQFIGAVFGEIKLEALSQLIQINNTNNNSSSRNIEINTTLIDDKNRIIATDNNTVGNSIILQEFLTYKDNKIRKIDNQVVHLISNKTNIPQIKRWDASLYAKIIDLDHIFYYPLKLVIETPTKPNIDYIRNIYIKNLSLLVMIAIIAFIVAVVVSKKLVAPLLNLTQVTTDIPGKILAKQDIKINNSNIAEIDSLSHNFKSMLLALQEMFAEIKTANDLLEERVETRTQELLLINNELALEVKQRKKVEETLREREERYELAISGTNDGIWDWNLITNEVYFSPAWMRILGYEKEPLPEHYSTWADNVHPDERQQALSDINNHLEGKTEVYQNTHRMKHHDGYYIWIAAKGKCISDEQGNPCRLVGTITDITDKKLAEEQLQLAKEQAEIANQTKSEFLATMSHEIRTPMNAVIGMTGLLLDTPLTAQQQEFVEIVRNSGDSMLTLINDILDFSKIESGNLEIEEQVFNLRHCIEESIDLVAPKASEKSLEIAYLMDTKIPEFIRGDVTRLRQILVNLLSNAIKFTNVGEVSLALSSQMTTLVDVEHISQTKSQLQEIKFSIKDTGIGIPENKMYRLFQPFSQVDASTTRHYGGTGLGLVISKRLTELMGGHMWVESKVGHGSTFSFTIVTTFVNRNEDYHQNDLINPQEILREKRLLIVDDNIINRQALMLQCQSVGINTVLAESGKEALKYIQEQKFDLAILDMQMPEMDGLTLASEICKLPHCQQLPLVMLASICNNQSLENLHESNINVVALLTKPIKTSHLVSSLINIFSNQGVSKTDNTADSKPSKFDSQMADKIPLKILVAEDNVVNQKVAINILQRLGYRADIAANGLEVLTALRRQPYDVILMDLQMPEMDGLTATRKICQEWPLSSRPWIIAMTANAMQGDREKCLEAGMNDYATKPIRIEELTKALSNCQKNNKIHYELVETMSNNILDIAALAELKEIICDNDIEQYREIIQSYLEDTPERLQVIHNAITQGNAKTVHIEAHALKSSSAIVGAKTLSEICKQLEFLGRDENLADATSLLSQAMTEYKQVDAALQLECK, from the coding sequence ATGAATATCCAATTTCTTAACAAATTATCTAACTTAGCGGGATTAGCTTTAAAGCAAAAATCTGTGATCCCATTGATAATGTTAATTATTGCTGGCTATCTTGGTAACTATTTTAAAATCACACTATTTTTTGGTGTAGATTTTCTATTTGGTAGTATAGCTGCTTTGATAATTATAGCTATCTATGGATGTTTTTGGGGTACTGTTGCAGCCACTATCATCAGCTTTCATACTTACACACTCTGGACACATCCTTATGCAATTATTATATTTACCTGTGAAGCATTATTTGTAGGCTTACTTTTTAGGAAAAAAAGTCAGAATTTACTTTTACTAGATGGTATTTACTGGATGATATTAGGTACACCATTGGTAATAGTATTTTATGGTGGCATATTAAAAGTAAGTGCTGTCGGGACATTACTGATTTTAGTAAAACAAGCCGTTAATGGTTTTTTTAATGCCTTAGTATGTAGTTTGATCATCAACTATTTACCAGTTAATAAATGGCTGCACATCAACCAACATAAACCAAGAATTTCTTGGCAACAATCCCTATTTAATTTATTGGTTGCCTTTGTGTTTTTTCCGGTATTATTTCTGAATATTAATAACGCCATTCGTTCTGCTAATGCCATTGAAATGGAAGTAGCTAGAGATTTGAATTCCGTATCTCTAGCATTCCAAGACAAAATTAATATCTGGCAAGAAGCCAATATAGCGGTTTTAAAAAATGTTGCCGAAAATGTATCATTAGAAGCTATAAATATCAATAATATCAAGAATGATCAGCTAATAGAAAATACTCAAAGAGTCTTTCCCTTAATTAGTAGACTTTATGTAGTTAATAACAGTGGTAAAGTAGTTTCAGAATATCCGAGAAAAGAAGAAAATCAGTATCTCAACATTTCTCAAAGGTCAGATTTTCAGAAACTCACAAGAGGAGCAAAAACCAGCTATAATATTGTTGATAATCTCAATAACAAAGAGCAGTTATTTTCTACATTAGGTGTACCAATTATTAACAATAATCAATTTATAGGTGCTGTTTTTGGGGAAATCAAATTAGAAGCATTGAGTCAGTTAATTCAAATAAATAATACTAATAATAATAGTAGTAGTAGAAATATCGAAATTAATACTACACTCATAGATGATAAAAATCGGATCATTGCCACTGATAATAATACAGTAGGAAACTCCATTATCTTACAAGAATTTCTCACATATAAAGATAATAAAATTAGAAAAATTGACAATCAAGTAGTTCATTTAATATCTAATAAAACCAATATACCTCAAATTAAAAGATGGGACGCATCTTTATATGCAAAAATAATAGATTTAGATCATATTTTTTATTATCCACTTAAATTAGTAATTGAAACACCAACAAAACCTAATATAGATTATATTCGTAATATTTATATTAAAAATTTATCTCTCCTCGTAATGATAGCAATTATAGCCTTTATTGTTGCTGTTGTTGTTAGTAAAAAACTTGTAGCACCGCTGTTAAATTTAACTCAGGTGACAACTGATATACCAGGAAAGATTTTAGCCAAGCAGGATATTAAAATCAATAATAGTAATATTGCGGAAATAGACTCACTTAGTCATAATTTCAAGTCTATGTTATTGGCATTACAAGAAATGTTTGCAGAAATTAAAACTGCTAATGATTTACTTGAAGAAAGAGTAGAAACCCGGACACAAGAATTATTACTAATTAATAATGAACTAGCATTAGAAGTCAAGCAAAGAAAGAAAGTTGAAGAAACCTTGAGAGAAAGAGAAGAACGTTATGAATTAGCAATTTCTGGTACAAATGATGGTATTTGGGATTGGAACTTAATCACCAATGAAGTTTATTTTTCCCCTGCATGGATGAGAATACTAGGATATGAAAAAGAACCATTACCTGAACATTATTCTACTTGGGCTGATAATGTACATCCAGATGAAAGACAACAAGCACTTAGTGATATTAACAATCACCTAGAAGGAAAAACAGAAGTTTATCAAAATACCCATCGCATGAAACATCATGATGGGTATTATATTTGGATAGCTGCCAAGGGAAAATGTATTTCTGATGAACAAGGGAATCCTTGTCGGTTAGTAGGAACAATTACAGATATTACTGATAAGAAACTAGCAGAAGAACAATTGCAATTAGCCAAAGAACAGGCGGAAATTGCCAATCAAACTAAAAGCGAATTTTTAGCGACTATGAGCCATGAAATTCGCACTCCTATGAATGCAGTTATTGGGATGACAGGATTATTACTAGATACTCCACTCACAGCACAACAGCAAGAATTTGTAGAAATTGTTCGCAATAGTGGAGATTCTATGCTAACTTTAATTAATGATATTCTTGATTTTTCTAAAATTGAATCTGGTAACTTAGAAATAGAAGAGCAAGTATTTAACTTGAGACATTGTATTGAAGAATCCATAGATTTAGTAGCTCCAAAAGCTAGTGAAAAAAGCTTAGAAATAGCTTATTTAATGGATACAAAAATACCAGAATTTATCAGAGGAGATGTCACCAGACTCAGGCAAATTTTAGTTAACTTACTCAGTAATGCAATTAAGTTTACTAATGTTGGTGAAGTTAGTCTTGCTTTGAGCAGTCAAATGACAACATTAGTAGACGTAGAACATATTTCTCAAACTAAATCCCAATTACAGGAAATTAAATTTAGTATCAAAGATACGGGAATAGGTATTCCTGAAAATAAAATGTACAGACTATTTCAACCCTTTAGTCAAGTTGATGCTTCCACAACTCGTCATTATGGTGGTACAGGTTTAGGATTAGTAATTAGTAAGCGACTGACTGAACTAATGGGTGGACACATGTGGGTAGAAAGCAAAGTCGGTCACGGTTCAACTTTTTCATTTACTATTGTTACTACATTTGTTAATAGAAACGAAGATTATCATCAGAATGACTTAATTAATCCACAGGAAATTCTTAGGGAAAAACGATTACTTATAGTTGATGATAACATTATCAATCGCCAAGCATTAATGTTGCAATGTCAGTCTGTGGGCATCAATACCGTATTAGCTGAATCTGGAAAAGAAGCACTTAAATATATTCAGGAACAAAAATTTGATCTGGCTATTCTAGATATGCAAATGCCAGAAATGGATGGTTTGACATTAGCTTCTGAAATTTGCAAACTGCCTCATTGTCAACAATTACCTTTAGTAATGTTAGCGTCAATATGTAACAACCAAAGTCTAGAAAATTTGCATGAATCTAATATAAATGTGGTGGCATTATTAACTAAACCTATTAAAACATCTCATTTAGTAAGTAGTTTGATTAATATTTTTAGTAATCAGGGTGTTTCTAAAACAGATAATACCGCTGATTCCAAACCTTCAAAATTTGATTCCCAAATGGCGGACAAGATACCCTTAAAAATTCTCGTAGCAGAAGATAATGTTGTCAATCAGAAAGTTGCCATTAATATTCTACAACGTCTGGGATACCGTGCTGATATAGCTGCCAATGGTTTAGAAGTATTAACTGCGTTGCGGAGGCAACCCTATGATGTTATATTAATGGACTTACAAATGCCAGAAATGGATGGTTTAACAGCTACCCGTAAAATATGCCAAGAATGGCCATTATCTTCCCGTCCTTGGATTATTGCTATGACAGCTAATGCAATGCAAGGAGATAGAGAAAAATGCCTAGAAGCAGGAATGAATGACTATGCAACAAAGCCAATTCGGATAGAAGAATTAACCAAGGCTTTAAGTAATTGTCAAAAAAATAATAAAATTCATTATGAACTTGTCGAAACCATGTCTAATAATATTCTTGATATAGCAGCTTTGGCAGAACTAAAAGAAATAATTTGTGATAATGATATAGAACAATATAGAGAAATTATTCAATCATATTTAGAAGATACACCAGAACGGTTACAGGTAATTCATAATGCTATTACTCAAGGAAATGCCAAAACTGTACACATAGAAGCTCATGCACTTAAATCTAGTAGTGCCATTGTGGGTGCGAAAACCTTGTCGGAAATTTGCAAACAATTAGAATTTTTGGGACGTGATGAAAATTTAGCAGATGCCACATCATTACTATCCCAAGCTATGACAGAATATAAACAAGTAGATGCAGCCCTACAATTAGAATGTAAGTAA
- the rppA gene encoding two-component system response regulator RppA, which translates to MRILLVDDEIELTDPLGRVLTRQGYIVDLAYDGKSGNQLAQSKNYDLLILDWMLPEKTGLEICQQIRTQGKTTPVLFLTAKDTLDDRVQGLDAGADDYLVKPFELRELLARVRALLRRAGIDHHSNTTGRLVVADLELDVENQIAYRQGKMIELSQKESSLLQYFMENSGQLLTHHQIMQNLWTNSEQPESNVIAALIRLLRRKIEADSQSQLIHTVYGKGYRFGSTVIE; encoded by the coding sequence ATGAGAATTTTATTAGTTGATGACGAAATTGAACTGACGGATCCCCTTGGTCGTGTTTTAACTCGTCAGGGTTACATCGTTGATTTAGCTTATGATGGTAAAAGCGGCAATCAGTTAGCACAAAGCAAAAATTATGACTTGCTAATTTTAGATTGGATGCTACCAGAAAAAACTGGGTTAGAAATTTGTCAGCAAATACGCACCCAAGGCAAAACAACCCCCGTATTGTTTCTGACAGCAAAAGACACTCTAGATGATCGTGTACAGGGTTTAGATGCTGGTGCAGATGATTATTTAGTTAAACCCTTTGAACTGCGAGAGTTACTAGCCAGGGTGCGTGCTTTATTACGTCGTGCAGGTATTGATCATCATAGTAATACTACAGGGCGTTTAGTAGTAGCAGACTTAGAACTAGATGTCGAAAATCAGATAGCCTATCGTCAGGGAAAAATGATTGAGTTATCCCAAAAAGAAAGTAGCTTACTGCAATATTTTATGGAAAACTCTGGACAGTTATTAACACATCATCAAATTATGCAGAATTTGTGGACAAATAGCGAACAGCCAGAAAGTAATGTTATTGCTGCCTTAATTCGCTTATTACGTCGTAAAATCGAAGCTGATAGCCAATCTCAACTTATTCATACAGTTTACGGTAAAGGATATCGTTTCGGATCAACCGTGATTGAGTAA
- the hisG gene encoding ATP phosphoribosyltransferase gives MLTVALPKGELLKNSIRLLQSVGLDFSGFLDSGNRQLQIPDARGQAKGLLVRAQDVPVYVEYGQAQLGMVGYDVLKEKKPQVAQVVDLQFGYCRMSVAVKAASAYKSPLDLPAHGRVASKYVNCAREYFQGLDLPVEIVPLYGSVELGPITGMSEAIVDIVSTGKTLRENGLVEIATLYESTARLIVHPLSYRLNMGNLQGLVEKLRSEV, from the coding sequence ATGCTGACTGTTGCACTACCAAAAGGGGAATTACTTAAAAATAGCATCCGCTTACTACAATCGGTGGGATTAGATTTTAGCGGCTTTTTAGATTCTGGAAACCGCCAATTACAAATTCCTGATGCTCGTGGGCAAGCGAAGGGTTTATTAGTACGAGCGCAAGATGTACCTGTTTATGTGGAATATGGTCAGGCACAGTTGGGCATGGTCGGCTATGATGTACTTAAAGAGAAAAAACCACAGGTTGCACAAGTAGTAGATTTGCAATTTGGCTATTGTCGAATGTCTGTAGCTGTGAAGGCTGCTAGTGCTTATAAATCACCGTTGGATTTACCTGCACATGGCCGAGTTGCTTCTAAATATGTCAATTGTGCGCGAGAATATTTTCAAGGTCTAGATTTACCTGTGGAAATAGTTCCTTTGTATGGTTCGGTGGAACTAGGCCCAATTACGGGGATGTCTGAGGCTATTGTGGATATAGTTTCTACGGGTAAAACTCTACGGGAAAATGGTTTGGTGGAAATTGCCACTTTGTATGAAAGTACGGCGCGGTTGATTGTCCATCCTTTGAGTTATCGTTTGAATATGGGTAATTTGCAAGGTTTGGTAGAGAAACTTAGGTCAGAAGTTTAG
- a CDS encoding DCC1-like thiol-disulfide oxidoreductase family protein yields the protein MRYYIIYDGQCNLCVNAVRLLENLDQGKIFSYVPMQDEQTLSKWGITAQDCEQGMILGDENFRQRWQGSDAIEEVGRLLPTTGFVDIYRGLPGVKWLGDRFYEQIRDHRYTLFGKREIYQSVYCVDGSCNTKTQS from the coding sequence ATGAGATATTACATAATTTATGATGGTCAATGTAATCTTTGTGTAAATGCAGTCCGTTTATTAGAAAATTTAGATCAGGGAAAAATATTTAGTTATGTTCCCATGCAAGATGAGCAAACTTTGTCTAAGTGGGGAATTACTGCCCAAGATTGTGAACAGGGTATGATTTTGGGCGATGAGAATTTTAGACAACGTTGGCAAGGTAGTGATGCTATTGAGGAAGTAGGACGTTTATTACCAACTACGGGTTTTGTTGATATCTATCGTGGTTTGCCTGGTGTGAAGTGGTTAGGGGATAGATTTTATGAACAAATCCGCGATCATCGTTATACACTGTTTGGTAAACGGGAAATTTATCAGTCTGTTTATTGTGTTGATGGTAGTTGCAATACAAAAACTCAATCTTAG
- a CDS encoding Fur family transcriptional regulator produces MQKEANAIVETLKSKGLRVTPQRFAVYANLLSRTDHPTVEQLLTDLNKDFPVSSQATIYSSLQALREVGLVREVLLQEGVSRYDANVQPHHHFCCHQCGAIEDIAWETFRCVELKNLRPGLRGETYEVTVQGLCNTCGEVTGEY; encoded by the coding sequence ATGCAAAAAGAAGCAAACGCAATTGTTGAAACCTTGAAGTCCAAGGGTTTACGGGTAACACCTCAGCGGTTTGCTGTATATGCCAATTTATTATCACGTACCGATCATCCCACCGTTGAGCAACTATTAACTGACTTAAATAAAGATTTCCCTGTTTCATCACAGGCAACTATATATAGTTCTTTACAAGCACTTAGAGAAGTAGGGCTGGTACGTGAAGTCTTATTACAGGAAGGTGTATCGCGTTATGATGCTAACGTTCAACCCCATCATCATTTTTGTTGTCATCAATGTGGTGCGATTGAAGATATTGCTTGGGAAACATTCCGGTGTGTGGAACTAAAAAATCTGCGTCCTGGTTTACGAGGTGAAACCTATGAGGTGACAGTTCAAGGTTTATGCAATACCTGTGGAGAGGTGACAGGGGAATATTAA
- a CDS encoding peroxiredoxin: MAVIETVPDVVFKTRVRDESIGGPNPFRWEDRTTVDLFAGKRVVVFSLPGAFTPTCSTSHLPRYEELYKEFKALGIDEVICVSVNDAFVMYQWGKQQGAQNVFLLPDGNGEFTRKMGMLVDKSNLGFGMRSWRYSMVVNNGKIEKIFTEPGYSDNCPTDPFEVSDADTMLKYLKGA, translated from the coding sequence ATGGCTGTAATCGAAACTGTACCTGACGTTGTTTTTAAAACCCGTGTCCGTGATGAGTCCATAGGTGGACCAAACCCATTCCGTTGGGAAGATCGTACGACCGTAGATTTATTTGCTGGTAAGCGCGTAGTTGTGTTTTCATTACCAGGTGCTTTTACTCCCACCTGTTCGACTTCCCACCTACCCCGCTATGAAGAACTATATAAAGAATTTAAAGCATTAGGGATTGATGAAGTAATTTGCGTTTCTGTAAATGATGCTTTTGTAATGTACCAATGGGGTAAACAACAAGGCGCTCAGAACGTATTCCTACTACCCGATGGTAACGGCGAATTTACCCGTAAAATGGGAATGTTAGTAGATAAATCTAACTTGGGCTTTGGAATGCGTTCTTGGCGTTACTCAATGGTAGTAAATAACGGTAAAATCGAAAAAATCTTTACTGAACCTGGTTACAGCGATAATTGCCCCACTGATCCTTTTGAAGTATCAGATGCAGACACCATGTTAAAGTACCTCAAGGGTGCGTGA
- the gor gene encoding glutathione-disulfide reductase translates to MTYDFDLFVIGAGSGGIATARRAAQYSAKVGVAEFDRLGGTCVNRGCVPKKLMVYAANFPELFTDAQGYGWSGMESSFDWEKMITAVNNEVDRLNGIYQKMLDNSKVEVLRGYGTLVDSHTVLVGDKQVTADKILIAVGGHPIKPNILGIEHAITSDDIFNLKKQPERMVILGGGYIGSEFACIMNGLGTEVTQITRSDMILRGFDDDLRKEIQQGMINHGINVINNVELIAIEKDAEGIKVTVRKDGETEETVVVDVISLAALGRKPNTQNLGLENTKIKLHDGSIVVNEYSRTDEENIYAVGDCTNNINLTPVAINEGRAFADTVFGGKSRTMSYENIPTAIFTMPEAATVGLTEAEAQEKYGDRVKIYRTRFRPMYYTLAGKEEKTMMKLVVDQNTDQVLGAHMVGTNAAEIIQGVAIAIKMGATKANFDATVGIHPSSAEEFVTMR, encoded by the coding sequence ATGACCTACGATTTCGACTTATTTGTAATTGGTGCTGGTTCTGGTGGAATTGCTACAGCTAGAAGAGCAGCACAATATAGTGCTAAGGTAGGAGTTGCAGAATTTGATAGACTAGGTGGAACTTGCGTAAATCGTGGTTGTGTTCCTAAAAAATTAATGGTTTATGCAGCTAATTTTCCTGAGTTATTTACTGATGCTCAAGGATATGGCTGGAGTGGTATGGAGAGTTCCTTTGATTGGGAAAAGATGATTACCGCAGTTAATAATGAAGTAGATCGTCTGAATGGAATTTATCAAAAAATGCTTGATAATTCCAAAGTAGAAGTATTACGTGGTTATGGAACATTAGTTGATTCCCATACTGTTTTAGTTGGTGATAAACAAGTTACAGCAGATAAAATATTAATTGCCGTTGGTGGTCATCCCATTAAACCAAATATTTTAGGAATTGAACACGCTATCACTTCTGATGATATTTTTAACCTCAAAAAACAACCAGAGCGGATGGTAATTTTGGGTGGTGGTTATATTGGTTCAGAATTTGCTTGTATTATGAATGGACTGGGGACAGAAGTTACCCAAATCACCCGTTCTGATATGATTTTGCGTGGTTTTGATGATGATTTGCGAAAAGAAATCCAACAAGGAATGATTAATCATGGTATCAATGTCATTAATAATGTGGAATTAATTGCCATTGAAAAAGATGCAGAAGGGATTAAAGTTACAGTCCGCAAAGATGGAGAAACAGAAGAGACTGTTGTGGTTGATGTGATTAGTTTAGCGGCCCTTGGACGTAAACCAAATACGCAAAACTTGGGGTTAGAAAATACCAAAATAAAACTACATGATGGATCAATAGTTGTTAATGAATACAGCCGTACAGATGAAGAAAATATCTATGCGGTGGGAGATTGTACCAACAATATTAATTTAACACCTGTAGCAATTAATGAAGGACGAGCCTTTGCAGATACTGTATTTGGTGGTAAATCTCGAACCATGAGTTATGAAAATATCCCCACAGCCATTTTTACCATGCCAGAAGCGGCAACCGTGGGTTTAACTGAAGCAGAAGCTCAGGAAAAATATGGTGATAGGGTGAAAATTTACCGGACTCGTTTCCGCCCTATGTATTACACTTTAGCGGGGAAAGAAGAAAAAACCATGATGAAATTAGTGGTTGATCAAAATACCGATCAGGTGTTAGGAGCGCACATGGTAGGTACAAATGCAGCGGAGATTATTCAAGGGGTGGCGATCGCCATTAAAATGGGTGCAACAAAAGCTAACTTTGATGCCACTGTTGGTATTCATCCTAGTTCAGCCGAAGAGTTCGTTACCATGAGATAA
- a CDS encoding ABC transporter ATP-binding protein translates to MSIYPKPKKAPENNRQNSNDWRLFLRLLPYARRSGKLLALSMFLLVPIGVANSVQPLLIGQAVSLIRQEPGVYEFLKNRSLIEGLNIIQGLFLVTIIIKLALTGYQGYLVQKLGQRITAAIRVDLFHHVTSLAVNFFERTPIGKLITRLINDVESLGDVFATGAVGIFSDLFSMLVIIGFMFSIQWQIALLLISVLLPIAWLIIYFQKQYRKANYKSREELSRINSQLQENIVGIDVVQLFRRENFNSELFRNTNKKYIKELDTSIWYDSAVSATLEWVGLIAIAGVLWAGGLLLLEDNLTFGILSAFVLYAQRLFIPLQNFAEKFTTIQSGFTAIERVNGVLDEPIEIRDKANPRFSILDNKFGYIDEIINGLETQNFTQTPELGEIKFENVWFAYKDDDYVIKDLDFTIHPGEKIALVGPTGAGKSSVIRLLCRLYEPTQGRILIDGVDIREIAQAELRRYMAVILQEAFLFAGDVKSNITLGDSYSWEEIEQAAEKTNVADFINQLPQGYDTELRARGTNISSGQKQLLAFARAAIRNPQILILDEATANLDVGTEALVQQALNQLLTRRTAIIIAHRLSTIRNVDRIFVLKRGELIEQGSHEQLIAEGGFYSTLHNLQMLGI, encoded by the coding sequence ATGAGCATCTATCCAAAACCAAAAAAAGCCCCAGAAAACAACCGTCAAAATAGTAATGACTGGCGGTTATTTTTACGCCTATTACCCTATGCTCGTCGTAGTGGTAAATTACTGGCGTTATCAATGTTTTTACTTGTACCTATTGGTGTAGCTAATTCCGTTCAACCCTTATTAATTGGCCAAGCAGTATCTTTAATTCGGCAAGAACCTGGTGTTTATGAATTCCTGAAAAATCGTTCTTTAATAGAAGGTTTAAATATTATTCAGGGATTATTTCTGGTGACAATTATCATTAAATTGGCACTTACGGGATATCAAGGTTATCTAGTCCAAAAATTGGGACAAAGAATTACAGCGGCAATTCGTGTGGATTTATTTCATCACGTCACATCTTTAGCAGTTAATTTTTTTGAACGTACACCTATAGGTAAACTAATCACTAGATTAATAAATGACGTTGAAAGTTTAGGAGATGTATTTGCAACTGGGGCTGTTGGCATTTTTTCTGATCTATTCTCCATGCTAGTCATCATTGGTTTTATGTTTTCGATCCAATGGCAAATAGCTTTACTATTAATATCCGTCCTACTACCGATTGCCTGGTTAATAATTTATTTTCAAAAACAATATAGAAAAGCTAATTACAAATCTAGAGAAGAACTATCACGAATTAATTCCCAACTACAAGAAAACATTGTTGGTATTGATGTAGTGCAACTATTTCGCCGCGAAAATTTTAATAGTGAGTTATTTAGAAACACCAATAAAAAATATATTAAAGAACTTGATACTAGCATTTGGTATGATTCCGCTGTTTCTGCCACCTTAGAATGGGTTGGTTTAATTGCCATTGCTGGGGTGTTGTGGGCGGGTGGTTTATTATTATTAGAAGACAATCTCACCTTCGGAATTTTATCAGCATTTGTTTTATACGCCCAGAGACTATTTATTCCTCTCCAAAATTTCGCTGAGAAATTTACTACTATTCAATCTGGTTTTACTGCCATTGAAAGGGTAAATGGTGTTTTAGATGAACCAATAGAAATCAGGGATAAAGCTAATCCTCGCTTCTCAATTTTAGATAATAAATTTGGGTATATAGATGAAATAATCAATGGGTTAGAAACACAGAATTTCACCCAGACACCAGAACTAGGAGAAATCAAATTTGAAAATGTTTGGTTTGCCTACAAAGATGATGACTATGTAATCAAAGACTTAGACTTTACCATTCATCCAGGGGAAAAAATCGCCTTAGTCGGACCGACTGGCGCGGGTAAAAGTTCAGTTATTCGCCTTTTATGTCGCCTATATGAACCCACCCAAGGACGTATTTTAATTGATGGTGTAGATATTCGAGAGATAGCACAGGCAGAACTAAGACGCTACATGGCAGTAATTTTACAAGAGGCTTTTCTGTTTGCTGGTGATGTTAAAAGCAATATTACTCTAGGAGATAGCTACAGTTGGGAAGAAATTGAACAGGCAGCAGAAAAAACTAATGTAGCTGATTTTATTAATCAATTACCTCAAGGTTATGATACTGAATTAAGAGCAAGGGGAACAAATATTTCTAGTGGACAAAAGCAGCTTTTAGCCTTTGCACGGGCCGCAATTCGTAACCCACAAATTTTAATTTTAGATGAAGCTACGGCTAATTTAGATGTTGGTACAGAGGCATTAGTTCAACAGGCATTAAATCAACTTTTAACTAGAAGAACAGCCATTATTATCGCTCACCGTTTATCAACTATTCGTAATGTAGACAGAATTTTTGTGTTAAAGCGGGGCGAATTAATTGAACAGGGCAGTCATGAACAATTAATAGCAGAAGGTGGTTTTTATTCAACACTGCATAATTTACAAATGTTGGGAATCTAG